The Desulfobotulus mexicanus genome includes the window CGGTGGCGGCATGGCGCAGATTCACAGGAGCCCCACCCACAAAGACCGGTATGGAAAGTCCCTCCTCATCCATGCGTTTGACCACAGAAATCATGTGATTGGCAGTCTGCACCAGAAGGGCACTCATACCAATGGCATCGGCCTTTTCCCGGATGGCCGTTTCCACAAAGGCATCCACAGGAACCTGCACCCCAAGATCAATCACCCGGAAGCCGTAATTTTCCAAGAGGGTTTTGGTAAGATCCTTTCCGATGGAATGCACATCCTGATAAACCGTACCCATGACAATGGTGGCCTTGTAGGCATCCTGAACAGCCCCTTCGGCCATAACATTTTCGAGAAATCCCATGACCGCCTTCATCACATCCGCAGCCTTCAGAAGATGGGGCAGCGAAGCTTCACCTGCTGCAAAACGCTCTCCCAGTACATTCATGGCCTCCATGAGATAATCGCTGATCAGGGCAAGGGGTTCATGGTCTTCCAGAGCTTTCACCGCATCCAGCACAATGCTGTCCTGATAGGCAATCTCCATACCCTTCCATGTAACCGTTCCGGCCTCCCGTTTTTTAAAACCGTCCTTAATCTTTTCACTGAGGGTTTCCGCAGGAGAAAGGCCCTCATAGGAAGAACGCCTTTCCACCCTGCGGCCCTGCTTGCGCTCGGCTATGTCCTCAAGGAGGGCATAGGCATCCATGTCCCTTTCCAGCACCACCTTCAGGCCAAGGGCATAATCTGAAGCGTCGAGACTTTCCACCGGAGCATAGTGATTAGGGTTGACAATGGCCGCATCCAGCCCCTTTTTTCTGCCCTCATCCAGAAAGACAGAGGTCAGCACCAGACGCATGTAAGGCTTCTTGGCAAGGCCGTTTGTGAGATTACTCACACCTATGGTGGTCATAATGCCGGGATGGGCATTTTTAATCAGGGGAATGGATTCCAGAGATTCCAGGGCAAAATTCATGCCTTCCACGGATTCCGATCCAATGGGAAAGGCATTGATGTCAACGAGCAGCTGGTCCGGTCCCACACCATGGGGAGCAACGGCCTCCACAAGGCGGGCGGCAATGGCCTTTTTTTCTTCCCTTGTCTGGGCAGGACCTTTGTCATCCGCCGCAAGGGCAATATAAAGGGGATTGTGAAAGGCCGTATGGGTGCAGATAAAGGCAGCCTTGGACATGCCTTCATGTCCTTCCATGGAAATGGAGTTGATCAGAGGCCTTCCGGGATAGGCTTTTACTGCGGCTATCAGCGCATCCGCATCAAAGGAGTCTATGCACAAGGCCCCTGGGAAATCCACGCAAACACCCTGAATAACCTTGGGCAGCACGATTTTTGTGTCCACGATATTGGAATCCATGCACACATCCAGAACCTCACAGCCCAGATCCTCAATCTGCTCCCGAACCACCTCATCCAAGGCATCCATATCCAGAAGACCATCATGCTCCACCGCATCCCTCACCTTTTTGGAACCCCGCACATTGAGGCGTTCGCCAATGCGAATCAGCCGAGAATCGCTGTCCAGCAGCACGGCCTTGGAAGGGCCAGCCAGCCAGACACCGCCTTCGGGCTTTCTCTCCTTCGGTTTTCTTCGGGCTGCCTCCTGGGCCACGGCCCGGATATGATCCGGCGTGGTGCCGCAGCACCCTCCCACAATATTCACGCCATAGGTATCCATGAAACGGGCCAGATGGGCAGCCAGATCTTTAGGAGACTGGGGGAATACGGTTTTGCCGTCTATGTTTTCGGGCAGCCCCGCATTGGGCAACACGGAAAGGGGCAGAGGGCTGAAACGGGAAAGCTTTGCCACCGTTGGCTCCATGAGATCCGGGCCGATGGAGCAGTTGATGCCCAGAGCGTCAATACCAATGCCCGAAAGGGTGACAATGACCGCATGGATGTCTGTTCCAAAAATCTGCATACGGCTGTGGGCATCCACCGTCACCTGACAGATAATGGGAAGGGCAACGCCCCTTTCCGCCATGGCTTTTTGGGCGCCGGATACGGCAGCTTTCAGCTCCAGCATATCCTGCTGGGTTTCAAAGAGCAGCACATCCACGCCCCCGTCCACAAGGCCTTTCACCTGCACCCGGAAATTTTCCTCTATACTTTCCCAGCTTCCCCGGTGAAGATCCGCTTCCGTGGGAGAAAGTACAAAGTTGGAAGGCCCCATGGAGCCAACCACAAAAAGGGGGCGACCATCGTAATCGGGCGAGGCTGCATAAAGCTCCTTGGCCTCCTTTGCAATGGCAGCTCCCTTAAGACTTATCCAGTAGGCCATGTCTTCCGACGACAGGGTATTTAACTGTATGTTCTCTGGAATTCCTTCAAAGGCAGACGAATCAAGACCTGAAAAATCAAATTCCTCAAGGCGCAGGGGGCTGGCTCCGAAGGTATTGGTTTCCACTCCGTGGGCTCCGGCCTCAAAATAGGCCAGATGAATATCCCGAAGGGCATGGGGCCTTGAAAAAACCAGCATATCCGAAAGCATTTCATAGGATTCACCGCCAAAATCCGCTGCGGTCAGGCCAAGGTTCTGTATCATGGTACCCATGGCACCGTCTAAAACAAGGATGTGGGATTTCAGGGCTTCAAGAAATGTCATGGGCTTTCCTTTAAAGATAAAATGGCAGAAGAATCTTTTAATAAACTTTGAAGAATTACCATATCAGGATCTTTTGATCTATGGATTTCTTTTTTTCGAAAAAAACCTGAACTTAAGCGACAGGGAAGAATTCTTTTTCTTTTGCTCCTCCCATGCTATGCATAAAGAAGATTCCAGCAAGTACACACCAAAACATCTGCCACCGCATCCCAAGGAAACGCCCATGATGTATCTGGACCTTGTCCTGAACCTTGCCCTCCTGATTGCCCTAAGTATTGTCTCCGGCTTCATCTCAAGAAGGTGGCCGAAAAAAAGCCGTACAGGCCCATGGCTGCAAGGCCTTCTCTTTGGCAGTGCCGCTGTTTTAGGTATGCTGAAACCGCTGGTTCTGGGTCCGGGTCTCATTTTTGACGGCAGATCCCTCATGATCAGCCTCTGCGCCCTCTTCCACGGTCCCCTTGCGGGCATCATTGCAGCCCTCATGGCCACCCTCTGCCGCATACAGCTTGGGGGCGTCGGCGCTTTCACGGGTATTCTGGTAATAATCTCTTCCCTTGCAATAGGCCTTGCCACCCATTTTTATCTCAAACCTCGACAAAACATTCCTTCCACAAAGGATCTCTTTCTTTTTGGCCTTGCTGTACATCTGGCCATGCTGGCACTCATGCTCACCCTTCCCGGAACCTCCCTCTGGCTGGTCATCCATAACATGGCCCTGCCCATCCTCCTCATCTATCCCCTGGCCACGGTTCTGGCAGGCAGGGTGCTGACGGAACAGGAAGTTTCCATCCAGTCCCTTGAAAACCTTGAAAGGGCAAAAAACAATCTGGATACCACCTTAAAATCCATAGGTGATGCCGTCATTGCCACAGACAGAAAAGGCAATATCACCCTGATGAACCCGGTGGCGGAAAACCTCACGGGCTGGAACCTTAGTGAGGCTTTACAAAAACCCCTCATCGAGGTCTTCCACATTGTCAGTGCGGAAAACAGAAATGCTGCGGAAAACCCTGTAAAAAAAGTACTTGCCAGCAAAAAAACCGAAGGCCTTGCCAACCATACCCTGCTCATTGCAAAGGATGGAACAGAGCGGCAGATTTCAGACAGTGCTGCACCCATTTTTCAGGATGAAGGCATTCTCACCGGTGTTGTACTGGTGTTCAGGGATGTCAGCGAGGAATACAGGATGTTGGAAAACCTGAAGGAGAGCGAAGAGGATTACCGCAGGCTGTTTGAAGAACATGCCGCAGTCAAGCTCATTTTAGATCCCGAAACCGGTGATGTAATTGATGCCAATGAAGCGGCAGCAAATTTTTACGGCTGGTCCAGAGAAGAACTGAAGAAAAAGCGCATTCAGGATATCAACACCCTGTCTCCGGAAGAAATAGCCGCAGAAATAGAAAAGGTGAAAAAGGAAAAACGTATTCATTTTGAATTCCGCCACCGCAGGGCAGACGGCTCCATCCGGGATGTGGCCATACTCTCCAGTGTCATCCGCCTGAAAAACAAAGAATACCTGCACTCCATCATCCATGACATCAGCCAGCGCAAACGCCTGGAAGCCCAGCTTATCCAGTCCCAGAAAATGGAATCCATCGGCAGACTGGCCGGAGGTGTGGCCCACGACTTCAATAATATGCTGGGTATCATCATGGGCAATGCGGAACTGATGGAAACAAGGCTGGATGCCTCACACCCGGCCATGGACGAGCTCAGGGAAATAAAAAAAGCAGCAGAACGCTCCACAGAGCTGACAAAACAGCTACTGGCCTTTGCCCGCAGACAAACCATAGCCCCCCGGGTACTCAACCTCAACCATAGCATTGAAGGCATGCTTAAAATGCTGCACCGTCTGATCGGTGAAGACATTGAGCTCCGGTGGCATCCTGCAGAAAATCTCCGTTACATAAGAATGGACAGCAGTCAGCTGGACCAGATCCTTGTAAATCTTGCAGTCAACGCCAAAGATGCCATTGCCGGTGTGGGAAAGATGACCATTGAAACGGTCAATGCCTCCTTTGGGGAAGACTATGGAGAAAGTCATGGGGACTACATTCCCGGCGACTATGTTATGCTGGCCGTAAGTGACAATGGATGCGGTATAGAAAAAGAGCATCTTACCCAGCTGTTTGAACCTTTTTTTACCACCAAGTCCCAGGGCAGCGGCACAGGTCTGGGACTCTCCATGATATATGGCATTGTCCGTCAGAATCAGGGTTTCATCAATGTCTACAGTGAGCCGGGAAAGGGCAGCACCTTCCGCATCTACCTGCCAGCAACGGATGAAGAAATTCCCGCTGCACCCGATGCAGAAAAAACATCCCTTCCGCAAGGAAAAGAGTGTATTCTTCTGGTGGAAGATGAGCCTGCCCTTCTTGAGCTGACAGGCCGCATACTGGAAAAGCTGGGATATGAGGTCATGGCCGCATCCACACCCAAAGAAGCCATTGCTCTGGCAGAACAGCATGGTAAAAAAATTCATATGCTGCTCACGGACGTGATAATGCCACAAATGAACGGACAGGAACTCAGCCTGAGCATTGAAAATTTCTGCCCCGGCATCCACTGCCTTTTCATGTCCGGTTATACAGCCAATGTCATTGCCCACCACGGTGTGCTGAAACCGGGTATCAATTTCATCCAGAAACCCTTTTCCATGAAAGATCTTGCGGGAAAAATACGGGAAACCATGGCTCGGTGAAACCACCGGCAAAACCTTCCAAGGAGACTGCCATGCCAAAGCAAGCCTTTGCCCTACGTCTGCCCTTTTATCATTCCATGCTTTTCCGCATCAGCATCCTTGTGCTCATGCTATCCACAGGTCTTCTCATAATTCTCGGGGGCTGGCAGTATCTGAGCGCAAAAAACAGATTTGAAATACGCCTTGAGGCGGATGCGGATCTCATCATAGAAAGGCTGGCACAGACCCTTCAGGAGCCCCTGTATAATTTTGACATGTCACAGGTAGATGCAGCCCTGCATTCGGAGATGAAGGATAAACGAATTCTGGCCATAGGGATTCATGGACAGATGAATCAGGAAAATGAACCAGACATCTGTATCGGCAGAAACCGCAAAGGAGAAGTTGTCTCAACGGAAAAACTTCCTGACACACGCAATTTCTTACGAAAAATGGATGTTACCCATAGAGATGAAACCATAGCTGCCATTACCCTGATCATGGATCCTGCATTTTTCAAAGATGGTCTCAGAAAGATTTTTTATGATCTGATCCTAATTATTCTGATTCTGGATATTCTGCTTTTCATAACTCTGGTTTTCACCCTGAGGCGGGTGGTGGTCATGCCCCTGCGCCGCCTAACAACCGCTGTACAGGATGTGGCCCAGGGTAAGGGGGATCTCACCCGTCGCATTCCCATAGCATCCAAAGATGAAATGGCACTGCTTTCCCACTGGATGAACACCTTTGTGGATGCACTGGAAACCAAGGCAAAAATTGCCCGCAAAGTAGCCGATGGAGATCTGACCGTCACCATACCCGTCCTCTCGGATCAGGACACTCTGGGCCAGGCCCTTGCCACCATGATTCGCAGACTGGCTAGGGCCGCATCGGAAGTACGCATCGCAGCCCGTCACAGCGTGGAAGCCAGCAGAGATGTTCTGACCATCTCCAACCGCCTGCGTCAGGGCACCCTGACACAGGCAGAATCCGCAGAAAATCTGAGTTCACGGATGAGGGAAATGAGCCTTGCAGTGTCCCGCAATCTGGCCACAGCCAGAAATACGGAAAACGGTGCCATGAAAGCCTCAGAAATGACCGACGCCAGCGGTAAGGCCGTGGAAGATGCAGCCCAGGCTATGATAAATATAATAAAACGTATTGGCATAGTGGAAGAAATAGCAAGGCAGACCCACTTACTGGCGCTAAACGCAGCCATCGAGGCCGCCCGGGCCGGAGAACATGGCCGTGGCTTTGCCGTGGTGGCCGATGAAATAAGAAAGCTTGCTGAAAAAAGCAGGGAATCCGCCGTGGCCATCGGAAAAATGGCAAGGGATGGCAGCGCCATGGCAAAGGATGCCAGAGAACATCTTGAATCTCTGGTCCCGGAAATCAGGGGAAATGCAGACAGGGTTATGGAAATCAGAACCGCCAGTGATAAGCAGGCCGATGCCATTGGTCAGGCTGCTGAAATTCTGGGGGGACTTGAAACCGTAGTGCAGGAAAATGCCAGATCCGCAGAACAGATGAGCCTTGCCTCCCAGGCCTTAAACCGCATTGCCGATCAACTGGAAAGTCAGGTACAGTATCTGCAGATCAGGCAGGAAGAGGATAAAAACTGAACATTACAGGATTCGAACCTCTGTTCAGCCATATCTTCTGAACAACTGCAAGTTACCCAGAAGCAACCCACGCAGTGTTGCGACGTATTGTCATAAAGTAAATTGTTGTTTGCCCCCAAATCCGCTACGGTTGCCACCGCAGCCGGAACAATACAAAATGTAACCCTATAACCATCTGAGTTTAAAAGAACTATGGTCAAGACACTCAAAAGTTACATTCAGGGCAGAGAATTCCGGTTATGTTTCTTATAAAGCTTTGCAAGAAAACTGCCTGCCAGCCCCATTTTTATCGTGGCCACCAGTGCCATTATAATTACCTTTGTCATTTTTATCCTCCCCTTTTAAATCCTTGACGGAAAAATCCTTCTTTTATGCATTATATTGACAGCAAAAAAGCTTTTACCTATGTATTGCCTTAAATGGAAAGCCTGCCCTCTGCCCATGGGGCAGAAAACAGACTTTAAAATCTTAATGCCCACATTTTTTGACAGATACTCCTGAACCCGATAAAAAGCCCGTATGATTTCACTGTTTCTGCTATACAGACTTAGATATTCATATTTCAGACAGTTTTTTATCCAAGCCTATAAGCTGATATAATATTATTTTTATTCAAAAAATACAATCAGGAGTTTTTCTGCCATGCGTTTTTTTCTGCTTTTTGCAACCTCCCTTTTCTTCTGCACCATGGTTCATGCAGAACCCCTGAGGGTGGCCCTGCTGCCCATCCCCGATGCCCTTCCCTTTCATGTGGCGGAAAGCAGGGGCTATTTCAAAGAAGCCGGAGTGACTGTACAGGCCATCGCCGTTGCCAGTGCCCTGGAGCGGGATCAGCTCATGCAGGCGGGCCGCATCCACGGCATGATCAATGAAATGGCAGGAACTGCCATATTCAACCGGGATGGTATAAGCATGCAGGTGCTTCAGATTGCAAGGAAACCCATGGGCAGCTCCCCCCTCTTCCGCATTCTGGCCAAACCAGGCAGTCCCTGTAAAAATCTTGAAGACTTAAAAGGTATTCCCATAGGGATCAGCCGCCATACCATCATTGAATACCTCACTGACCGCATGCTGCAGGATGCGGGAATAAAAGGTGAAGATATCCGCAAGCGCTCCGTTCCTGCCATACCGGAACGTTTTCAGCTTCTGATGCAGGGCCGGCTGGAAGCAGCTGTCATGCCCGACCCTCTGGCCTTTGCCGCCATGGATCAGGGAGCCGTTGAAATTGCCAATGATCTTTCGGCACCCTTTTACAGTGCCAGCGTTCTCAGCTTTGATATACGCATCATCCGGGAAGAAAGGGCCAAAACCGAAGCCTTTCTTTCGGCATGGAACAGGGCTGCGGAAGACATAAACAATAATCCCGAAGACTTCAGGGATCTTTTCATCCAAAAGGTGCGGACACCGCCACAGGTACAGAAAAACTATAAGATCCCGCCCTTTCCCGTGGCAGAACTTCCTTCACAGAAACAATGGGAAGACATGATGAACTGGATGCTTGGACAGGGCCTTATGGATCAGGCCCTGAAATATGAAGACAATATAGCTTTCCCCGAAGGGATAAAGCCCAGGCCATGAGTATGATCCGCATTCATCAGCTTTGCTTCGGATATTCCGGGAAAGCCCTTCTTTTTGAGAACTTCTCCCTGACCATTCCCAGAGGGGAGTCCTGGACCCTCATCGGACCCTCGGGCTGCGGTAAATCCACCCTGCTTTCTCTGATGGCTGGACTGCAGAAACCCCGCAAAGGCAAAATTGAGATTGAAGGACATACCCTGAAACGCCCGAGACCGGAAAGCGGACTGGTATTTCAGGACCATGGCCTGCTGCCATGGGCTACGGTGGCAGACAATGTTGCCCTGGGCCTGAACATCCGCCGCTATTACGGTGCCGATGGCAGGCATTCCCCCAGAGGATGGCAACATGATGCGGAAAAACAAAATAAAACCGTGTCCCGCTGGATACAGCGTCTCGGACTTGAGGGTAAAGAGGACCTGTATCCGGCCCAGCTTTCCAGAGGACAGCGTCAGCGGGCCGCCATTGCCCGGACCATGGTCATGAAACCGGACCTGCTGCTCATGGACGAGCCCTTCTCCGCACTGGATCCCCCCATACGGGAAGAGCTTCAGGGCCTGATGATAAGGCTTGGCAGGAGAGAATCCATTACCCGTATCACCGTTACCCATGACATTGCGGAAGCCGTGATTCTCGGAGAAAAAATTCTTGTTGCCAAAGCAGGCACCAACCAAAGGCCTACAATTCTGAAAAACCCCGTGGCACTGGAAAAAGACCCCAGAACCCATAAAGATTTCAATGCCATGTGCAAAGGTGTGCGCCAGGCTATGGGAGAGCAGCCATGAAATCCTGTACAAAGGGCATACTGGAATCCGGTGCAGGCATTGCCGCCCTTCTTGTTTTCTGGCAGGCCGGGGCCATGGCCTTGGACCGTCCAATTCTGCCCGGACCGGTAACTGTTCTGCCCCTTTTTTTCCAGCATCTGTGGGGAGATCTGGGACTTCACTTTCTTGCCAGTGCAGGCCGGGTAATCCTTGCCATACTCATTGCCGTATCTACAGCAGCCCCTCTGGGACTGATACTGGGCCAGTCTCCCCGTATCAACCGAATTTTCTCCCCTGTGATCACCATTTTATATCCCGTACCCAAAATCGTTTTCCTGCCGGTAATCTATGTGCTCATGGGCATCACAGACTTTTCTAAAATCTTTCTCATCTCTTTGATTCTTTTTTTTCAGATTCTTGTGGTGGTAAGGGATGAAGCAGCCAGTCTCACGCCGGAACTCATTGCTTCGGTACGATCCCTTGGGGCCGGAAGACGGGCGCTTTTCCGCTTTGTCTATCTTCCCGCCACCCTTCCCGCCATTCTCACAGCCCTGCGGGTTTCCGTGGGAACGGCAGTGGCCGTGCTTTTCATTGCGGAACAGGCCCTGACCCAGTGGGGCCTTGGTTACTATATTGTGGTGGAAACCTATCAAGTGCTGCGGTATCCGGAAATGTACACCGGCATCCTTGCCATGGGACTTCTGGGCAGCCTCCTTTACGGTGTAATCCGCATCATAGAAAGAAAATTTGCTCCCCATCTTTTCATCAAGGACATGGGATGAATACCACGACTCAAAAAGAGGCCTGGATACTGGCCGCAAGACCCAAAACCCTGCCCGCTGCCTTAGGCCCTGTAATACTTGGTATTGCCGCTGCAGGCAGCATGGGGAAATTTCATTTCATATCAGGTTTTCTTGCCCTGACAACGGCCCTGCTGCTGCAGATTGCCGTCAACCTTGCCAACGACTATTTTGATGCAAAGGCAGGCCATGACAATGAAAAGCGCCTAGGCCCCATACGAGTCACCCAGAGCGGCCTGATAGACGGCAAAAAGGTTCTGGCTGCCATGGTCCTGTGTATGGTTCTGGCCCTTTGCTCCGGCCTCTATCTGATTTTCCGGGGCGGAATTCCGGCTTTTTTCATCGCTCTTTTCTCTTTTATCGGTGTGCTGAGCTATTCCGCAGGACCCTTTCCCATGACGGAAAAGGGTCTTGGGGAAGCCGCAGCCTTTCTTTTTTTCGGACCCGTAGCCGTCTGCGGCACCACCTGGGTCATGGCCCTTGAATTCTCTGCACAGGCATTTATGGCTTCCCTACCTGCGGGACTTCTCATTGCCGCCATTTTATCGGTGAACAACATCCGGGATATTGACAGCGATGCAGCCACAGGAAAACGCACCCTTGCCGTACGCATGGGAGCCATTCCAAGCCGCTATTTTTTCACAGCTCTTGTTACAGTGGCCTATGTCTTCCCACTTGTCCTTGCCCTGAAAAGCAACACCTGGATGCTGCTGGTCTTCCTCTCCTTTCCAAAGGCCATTTTTGTGATTCAATCCCTATGGCACATGGAGGGTAGCCTTTTAAACGAAGTGCTGGCAGACACGGCAAAGCTTTCCTTTTTTTTCTGCCTTCTTTACGCTGCAGCCATGATGGCAGGTGTGCCTAAGGTCTAAGGTCAAGGTCTAAGGACTTTAAGGTCTTTAAAGACCCTAAGAACTTTAATAACCTTAAAAACTTCAGAACTTTAAAAAGGCCTTTGTGCCTTCAAGGAAAAAAAATGTTTACCATCAATATCCCAGGCTTCGGAAAAATCGAAGCCGATCACCTTGTCCTTGACTATAATGGTACTCTGGCCCAGGACGGACAACTCCTCGACGGCGTAAAAGAGCGTCTGCAACATCTCTCTGAAGATATCAAAATTCATGTGATCACCGCGGATACCTTCGGATCTGTGAAAAAGGCCCTGAACGGGCTGCCCCTCAGTATTGTTTCCATCCCGCCGGGAAATCAGGGGCAGGCAAAAAAAGAGTACGTGGAAAGCCTCAGAAAAGAGAAGGTCATTGCCATGGGCAACGGCCGCAATGATGTTGCCATGCTGCAGACAGCCCGTATAGGCATCGCCATCATGATGAAGGAAGGAACAAGCAGTCAGGCACTGATGCAGGCAGACATCACAAGCAGTCATATTTGTGATGCCCTGGATCTTCTTCTCCACCCCTTACGTCTTACGGCAACCTTAAGAGATTAAAAGGAGAACCCCATGATTCCCCGTCTTTTTACCCTTGCTGCTGTCATATGCCTGATACTTGCCATCTCCACCCTGATCCCCCGGGCAGAAGCTTCCAAAGAATGCCTGTTCGGATACAGAGCCATCTGTACCTTTACACCGGGCAGCACCATTATTTTAGGAATGATGGCCTATATTTTCCATGATATGAAAAAGAAAATGCAACAGCGCAGCGCCTGACCGGGCGTTCTCAAAAAATCAGATAAAAAGCCTTTATCTGGTACAGGGCTATAAGACTGACAGCATTCCAGCATAAAACATGATGCTTATCAGGCAGGTGATCAACCACTTCAAATCGTGTTTTTTTGCTCTTCGGAACAATATGCCCAGTACCCTTTATTTGCCTATGCAAAAAAATCATATTATACACATGTTCAATTAAAGGCGGCTTTTCCGGCCGCCTCTTCTGTTCACGAAACCATTGGAAAGGAAAACCATGAACACTGCTTTTGTCACCATTGATCCGGATCTCTGCAACAAAGACGGCATCTGTGCTGCGGAATGCCCCGTTAAAATTTTAGGCATCCCCAAAAAAGGAGAAATGCCCGCACTTGTACAGGGGGGAGAAGCCCTGTGCATCCGCTGCGGCCACTGTGTCTCCGTATGCCCGACAGCTGCTATCCGTCTGAACTTTCTGGCACCCGAAGACTGCATTCCTGTGGACAGGGATCTGCTGCCCGATGAAAAGGCAACAAAGCATCTTCTGGCCACCCGCCGGTCCATCCGCAATTACAAAAAAGAAAGCGTGGACAAAGCCCGTCTGGAAGAACTGCTTCAAACGGCAAGTTGTGCACCCACGGGCCATAACAGCCGCTGCGTT containing:
- a CDS encoding 1,4-dihydroxy-2-naphthoate polyprenyltransferase — its product is MNTTTQKEAWILAARPKTLPAALGPVILGIAAAGSMGKFHFISGFLALTTALLLQIAVNLANDYFDAKAGHDNEKRLGPIRVTQSGLIDGKKVLAAMVLCMVLALCSGLYLIFRGGIPAFFIALFSFIGVLSYSAGPFPMTEKGLGEAAAFLFFGPVAVCGTTWVMALEFSAQAFMASLPAGLLIAAILSVNNIRDIDSDAATGKRTLAVRMGAIPSRYFFTALVTVAYVFPLVLALKSNTWMLLVFLSFPKAIFVIQSLWHMEGSLLNEVLADTAKLSFFFCLLYAAAMMAGVPKV
- a CDS encoding HAD family hydrolase, which translates into the protein MFTINIPGFGKIEADHLVLDYNGTLAQDGQLLDGVKERLQHLSEDIKIHVITADTFGSVKKALNGLPLSIVSIPPGNQGQAKKEYVESLRKEKVIAMGNGRNDVAMLQTARIGIAIMMKEGTSSQALMQADITSSHICDALDLLLHPLRLTATLRD